TACCCGATCCTCGAGACCGCCGACGCGCTGCGGCTCGCCTACGAGATCGCGATGGCGTCGCCGCGCGTCGCCTACATGGGCGGCGCCGTCTCGCGCTTCGGCGACATCCATCAGGCCGTCGGCTTCACGTGGACGCCGGGCGGTCGCGAGACGCACTTCCTGCGCTCGAAGGTGCTCGTCGACGCGCGCGCGGCGGGCATCCGCTACCCGATCAGCGGCATGTGGGGCGGCGACACGAGCGATCGCGACGGCCTGCGGCGCTGGGCGGTCGAGCTGCGCGAGCAGGGCTACTACGGGATGATGCTCGGCGCGCCGCAGCACATCGCCGACGTGCACGCGGTGTTCACGCCGAAGGCCGAGCAGATCGCGTACTGGAAGGAGCTCGTGCGGCTCGCCGAGGAGGCCGAGGCGCGCGGCACGGGCCCCATCCTCTATGGCGACCCCGACGCGGGCGAGGGCCACCAGGTGCACCTCGCGCACGTCGAGAGCGCGCGGCGCAACCTCGAGTGGGCGGCGGGGCTGGGCGTCGCCTGAGGCGCGCGCGCGCGCGGCCCGCGGCGACGCGCTCACGCGTGGACGGCGGGCCTTCGCGCGCTCCACGGCGCCGCGCGCTCGAGCTGCGCGGCGAGCGCGAGCAGCACGTCCTCGCGTCCGTAGGCGGCGACGAGCTGCACGCCGACGGGAAGCCCGTCCGCGCTCGCGTGCAGCGGCAGCGAGATCGCCGGCTGCCCCGTCACGTCGAACGGCATCGTGAACGCCGTGATGCGCCCGAGCCCGCCGAGCAGGCGGTCGAGCGGCACGTCGGGCGCGAGCGCGCCGACGCGCGGCGGGAGCTCGGGCGAGGTCGGCAGCAGCAGCACGTCCGCGTCCGGGTCGCGCCACCACTGCTGCAGCTCGCGCGACCACGCGAACGCCGCCTCGGCGTCGCGCGCGTACGCGACGGCGCTCATCGCGCGGCCGGCCTCGGCCATCATCGCGTTGAGCGGCTCGACGTCGTCCGGGCCGATCGCGACGCCCGTGCGCTCGCTCCACGCGTCGAGATCGCGCGCGATCCCGACCGAGATCCACGGGCCGAGCGCGGGGCGCTCGAGCGCGGGCAGCGCGGCGCGCTCGACGCGGTGGCCGAGCCGCTCGCACAGCGCGGCCGCGCGCTCGACGGCGTCGCGGCACGCGGCGTCGACCTCGACGTGCGGATGCGCGGCGAGCACGCCGACGCGCAGCGCAGCGGGGTCGCGCTCGAGCGCGCTCGCGAACGCGCGCAGCGGGGGCGGCGCCGTGTACGGGTCGCCGACGGCCGGCCCGCAGATCGCGTCGAGCACGGCCGCGCTGTCGCGCACGCTGCGCGTCACGACGTGCTCGTGCGTGAGCGGGCCCCAGTACTCGGCGTGGTCGGGCGCGATCGTCGAGCGCGCGCGCGTCGGCTTGAGGCCGACGAGGCCGCAGAAGCTCGCGGGCAGGCGGATCGAGCCGCCCATGTCGTTCGCGTGCGCGACGGGCACGAGCCCGGCCGCGACCGCCGCCGCCGACCCGCCGCTCGAGCCGCCCGGCGAGTGCGCGAGGCTCCACGGGTTGCGCGTCGCGCCGTACGCGCGCGGCTCGGTGACGGCCGACATCGCGAGCTCGGGCGTGTTCGTCTTGCCGACGAACACGAAGCCCGCGCGCCGGAAGCGCCGCGCGAGCTC
This Myxococcota bacterium DNA region includes the following protein-coding sequences:
- a CDS encoding aldolase/citrate lyase family protein, with product MSFALRPRVERPPVSPIRSLLFVPGSDEKRVPEAPSTGADAVVLDLEEPETPMSKAVRERAQRVAGDFLRERPPCEPARAPEGPRGGEPLWFVRTRAPSTGFMWSDLRAVVSPALTGILLPKIRGPEDVVAADALLLAAETETGLPQRSIRLYPILETADALRLAYEIAMASPRVAYMGGAVSRFGDIHQAVGFTWTPGGRETHFLRSKVLVDARAAGIRYPISGMWGGDTSDRDGLRRWAVELREQGYYGMMLGAPQHIADVHAVFTPKAEQIAYWKELVRLAEEAEARGTGPILYGDPDAGEGHQVHLAHVESARRNLEWAAGLGVA
- a CDS encoding amidase, producing MATRDDSGDGWAALDATAQAALVRSGEATPTALVEAAIARIEKLDPALNAVIHPLFEKARAQAADPDALGAGPFRGVPFLVKDAVCQTAGDPYHCGMQVAKRAGHRATHDTELARRFRRAGFVFVGKTNTPELAMSAVTEPRAYGATRNPWSLAHSPGGSSGGSAAAVAAGLVPVAHANDMGGSIRLPASFCGLVGLKPTRARSTIAPDHAEYWGPLTHEHVVTRSVRDSAAVLDAICGPAVGDPYTAPPPLRAFASALERDPAALRVGVLAAHPHVEVDAACRDAVERAAALCERLGHRVERAALPALERPALGPWISVGIARDLDAWSERTGVAIGPDDVEPLNAMMAEAGRAMSAVAYARDAEAAFAWSRELQQWWRDPDADVLLLPTSPELPPRVGALAPDVPLDRLLGGLGRITAFTMPFDVTGQPAISLPLHASADGLPVGVQLVAAYGREDVLLALAAQLERAAPWSARRPAVHA